A region of Diospyros lotus cultivar Yz01 chromosome 3, ASM1463336v1, whole genome shotgun sequence DNA encodes the following proteins:
- the LOC127798348 gene encoding patatin-like protein 6: protein MACNPSEMQEPSIDTDKLSYEIFSILESKFLFGYDDQKLWIPKQISPAIEPSAADNGVQAIKNQRGKICVLSIDSGGMRNILSGKALAYLENALRTKSGNPEARIADYFDVAAGAGVGGIFTAMLFATKDHRRPLFQAEETWQFLAAEGKKFYRSSSSASGSGGRRIIKRFLKGGSGSATSSAAAGLEKAMKEAFSESLTLKDTLKPVLIPCYDLSSSASFVFSRADALESDSFDFRLWEVCRATAAEPAVFEPVLMRSVDGQTRCLAVEGGLAMSNPTATAITHVLHNKQEFPFVRGVEDLLVLSLGTGQVLEGTYEYEKVKRWKAKDWAQPMARISGDGSADLVDHAVAMAFGQSRSSNYVRIQANGSSLGCCGPNVVSDPSSSNVKMLMGIGDEMLKQKNVESVLFSGKRIAEQSNFEKLDWFAEQLMLEHQRRSCRIAPTVALKQAAPRQPT from the exons TCTCCATCCTCGAGAGCAAGTTCCTCTTCGGCTACGACGACCAGAAGCTGTGGATTCCCAAGCAAATCTCGCCCGCAATTGAACCCTCGGCCGCGGACAACGGCGTCCAAGCAATCAAGAATCAGAGGGGCAAAATATGCGTGCTCAGCATTGATAGCGGTGGAATGCGAAACATTCTGTCCGGAAAAGCCCTAGCCTACCTCGAAAACGCCCTCAGAACGAAATCGGGGAATCCAGAAGCCAGAATCGCTGACTATTTCGATGTAGCGGCCGGCGCCGGCGTCGGAGGAATTTTCACGGCGATGCTCTTCGCCACCAAAGACCACCGCCGGCCTCTCTTCCAGGCGGAGGAGACGTGGCAGTTCTTGGCGGCAGAAGGCAAGAAGTTCTACCGTTCATCATCTTCAGCTTCAGGTTCCGGCGGTCGGCGAATTATTAAGCGGTTCCTCAAAGGCGGTTCGGGCAGCGCCACTAGTTCGGCCGCTGCCGGCCTCGAGAAAGCGATGAAAGAGGCGTTTTCAGAGAGCTTGACGTTGAAGGACACGTTGAAGCCGGTTTTGATACCCTGTTACGATCTCTCTAGCTCGGCGTCGTTCGTGTTCTCTCGAGCCGACGCGCTAGAATCCGACAGCTTCGACTTTCGGCTCTGGGAGGTCTGCCGGGCGACGGCGGCTGAACCGGCGGTGTTCGAACCTGTGCTAATGCGGTCGGTGGACGGCCAGACTCGGTGTTTGGCGGTGGAAGGCGGTCTGGCGATGAGCAATCCGACGGCGACGGCGATCACGCACGTGCTCCACAACAAGCAGGAGTTTCCGTTCGTGCGGGGAGTGGAGGACCTTTTGGTACTTTCACTGGGGACCGGTCAGGTCCTGGAAGGAACCTACGAGTATGAAAAGGTCAAGCGGTGGAAGGCCAAAGACTGGGCTCAACCAATGGCTCGCATCTCCGGCGATGGCTCCGCCGACTTGGTGGACCACGCCGTCGCCATGGCCTTCGGTCAAAGCCGTAGCAGTAACTACGTCCGCATCCAG GCAAATGGAtccagcctaggatgttgtggGCCAAATGTTGTCTCAGACCCTAGTTCCAGCAATGTAAAGATGCTCATGGGAATAGGTGATgaaatgttgaaacaaaagaatgtcGAATCTGTCCTGTTCAGTGGTAAGAGGATTGCAGAGCAGAGCAATTTTGAGAAACTTGACTGGTTTGCTGAACAACTCATGTTGGAGCATCAAAGGAGGAGTTGCAGAATAGCTCCCACCGTTGCATTGAAGCAAGCTGCGCCTAGACAACCCACCTAA